Below is a window of bacterium DNA.
CTTCGTAATGCGGTTTTACACATTGATTGGAATCAATCAACGATTGATTCAGACCGATGCACCGCTGAAGGTGATAAACACGGCGACTACGTACAGTGGGATCCTGTTGAACTCATGTATCTTAATGACTGGAATGTTATTTTTGTACCCGAAGGCCACAATTATCATCAGGTACTCACGGCTCAAAAAATTGCTCTATCTCTCCAATCCGATATGCCTACAGCCATCGTGTATCGCACGGTCAAAGGTTATACCTATGGCGTCACCGGTAAAGCTTCACATGGTGCCGGTTATAAATTTTGTTCGCCTGAGTTTTATAATTTCATCAAACCCTTTGAAGAACAATTTGGTGTGATGTTTCCTCGTTTTGCCGGCGATGCAAAAAACCCTGTGGATGTTGAAACCTTTTATTGGAATACGCTTTTAGTAATTCGTGAAGTGCTTGAAAAAAATTCTTTTTTACCGCAAGAAGCTGCCAAACGCCTTGCCTTATCTCAAGATCGTCTATACTCTCATAGCCGTACCCACCGCGCACATGCGCCAAAGCTAGCCAATATTTATGACGGCACAGTCAACTTAAGCGCAATGCCTGACGATATTCGTTTGGAGCCGGGAACATCCACCACCATTCGCGGACAAGTAGGTAAAGTTCTTAATTATCTTAACAAAAAATCAAATGGCGCCTTAGTAGCAACGGCCGCCGATCTTTTCGAATCAACAAGCATTGCGGCTGTTGGAAAAGGATTTTCGGACGGTATGTTTAACGCAAAAACCAATCCGGGTGCACGTTTAGTACCTGTGGGTGGTATTTGTGAAGACGCGATGGGCGCTTTTATGTCCGGTGTTTCAAGTTATCGTAATCATATCGGCATCAGCGCCTCGTACGCGGCTTTTATTGTCGCGATGGAACACACCGCAGCGCGGTGTCATTCGATCGGTCAGCAAAATTATTGGGAACGTACCGGCGAACCGATGCATACATGGATTATGGTCAATGGGCACGCAGGTCCTAAAACCGGAGAAGACGGACCGACACATGCCGACCCACAGTGTTTGCAACTTCTATGTGAAGATTTCCCCTCAGGCAAACTTATAACGCTAACACCCTGGTCACCGGACGAAGTGTGGCCCCTTATGATCGAAGGGCTCATGAAGCGACCCGCCGTGCTTGCACCTTTTGTAACCCGACCCGCCGAGACAGTCCCAGATCGTGTCAAACTCGGATTGGATCCAGCGATCGCTGCAGCTAAAGGTGTTTATGCTTTTCGCCGAGCCAATATGAATGCGCGTGAATATCACGGCACCTTGGTACTGCAAGGCTGCGGAGTAGCCAGTATGTTTATCAATGGAGTTTTGGAAAAAATCGACAAAGCCGGTTTGAACATGAATATTTTTTATGTTGCCAGCACTGAACTTTTCAAACTCCTTCCTGAAAAGGAACAGGAGGCTATTTTTCCGGAACATCTCCGTACCCACGCAATGGGTTTGACAGATTTTACATTGCCTACAATGTATCAGTGGATAAGATGGAATGAAGGACTTAACCGCACACTGCATCCATTCCGGCATGGACACCACCTTTCTACCGGATCGGCTGAAAAAGTGCTTGAGGAAGCAGGGCTTCACAGCGAAGGTCAATTCAAAGAAATTATGAAGTACGCACGTATGATCGAAAAGATGAATTTGACTAAACCTCAAACAGATTCAGTTAAAGCTGAAGAAAAGATTAGATCGAATCGAGGTCGTCAAAAAAGTAAAAAGACTGGAGCGGGTCGTATAAACCATGAAAAACAAACAAAGTTGCAGAGAAAAAACACCGGAACTAAGTCAAACAAGGGTATAAACCGGAATAAAAAAGCGCCAAATAAAATTACTATCAAACCCGGACCCGGTAGACCAAGAAAAAATAAGCTTGTTCGTCCGATAATAAAATCACAAAAGTCTAAGAAGAATAAGACGACTAAGAAAATAAAGCCAGGACCAGGAAGGCCAAGAAAAAAATGATAAAAAAACAGCAATAACGAAAAGCCCCGTTAAATTTATTAGCGGGGCTTTTTACTAAACAAAAACATGTTCGAAAGAGTCGATCTTAAATGTATAAATCAAAATTCTATTTTAAACGGTATCTTTACCAATTCCCAATGCAAATAAACCGTACATGATTTATCGGTTACACTCTCAAAACCATACGTTAGAACTTCTTGAAATTTTGCAGTTTCTTTTTTAACCGTTACCCGTAAAGCATCTTCATTTTGATCATAGGAATAACTTCCCCAAGCTGTTGAGTTTTTGTTAAAAATAACAACGAACTCTGATTCCCCTGGTATCATATGCAAACCATACGTTCCGGCTTTCAGAGTTTGGCCTTCGATTTTAACGTCTTTGCTTACAGTGAAAGTCGTATTCTCATTCGCTCCGGCACGCCAGGGTATCATCTTGCCGTCACGATTTTTTGTCAAACCAAACGGAACAAGCTCTCCCCATATTTTCCTGCCTTTCACAGAAGGTTGGCTATAATTAATTGATATTTTTTCTGAACCTACTTTTTGCTCTGATTTGGCCGGAGGACTCGGTTTTTTATTATCTTGAGAAAATACCAAACCCGATAGTATTAGACTAAACGCAAGATAACGAAGTGTTTTTTTCATGCGGATCTCCTTTTATGGTGTAATTAAAAACGGTTACCGAAAAGTAACCGTTTATACGATGTAAACTTTTAAAAGTTTGTTTCTCAAAGCGATTTTAAATTTCAATATTCCACGTTTTTAATTCATCCAAAAACTTATGTGCCGTAAGGTCTATTTGGATTGGGGTCACGGAAACTTTGTTTTTTAAGACAACTACATCGTCAACATCATCTTCATGATCCAATATCATTTTTTTTCCGGTCAACCAATAGTACGCACGACCGCTTAAGTCTGTTCTTTGCTCAAACTCTTCTTCATATCGCCCGCGACCCTGCCGCGTCACCGCGATCCCTCTTATGGACGTACGAGGACCGGGAGGAATATTTATATTTAGTAGTGTATCCGAAGGCAACCCTTTATCCAAAACCATACGCGCTATTTTTGCCGTAATTTCTGCGGCAAATGTAAGATCCGTTTTATGATCGAAAGCAATCATAGATGAAGCAATAGAAGGTATGCCCATGATAATACCTTCCGTAGCGGCGGAAACAGTACCGGAATATAGCACATTAGTTGCGGTATTTGATCCGTGATTAATACCTGAAACTATCAAATCTGGTTTTTTATGAACTAAGTTTTTTACACCGATTTTCACACAGTCGGCAGGAGTTCCGGAAATTGCGTATCCTTTGAATTTTTCTGGCCGGTGATAGTCAAGCACACGAATAGGATCGTGTATCGTGATGGCATGGCCGACAGCGCTACGTTCTATCTGAGGTGCGACGACAGTTACATCCCCTAATTTTTTTAATTCTTTATATAACGCAAAAATACCATTAGCATCTATTCCGTCATCATTAGTCAGAAGTATGTGTTTCATTTTATTCAAAATTATTATTTGTATCAGCTTTTGGTTGGTTTGAATTGGGTGTCCGTATTCGGCTCAAAAAATTTAAACAACCTCGAGAGCGTTTTTTTAAGTTCATTTCTTGGTACTATCAAATCTACAAATCCGTGCTCAACTAAAAACTCGGCTGTTTGAAATCCATCCGGAAGATCTTTTCCAGTTGCTTCTTTGACCACACGAGGACCGGCAAAACCAATCAAAGCTCCAGGTTCAGCTATGATAACATCACCCAGCATTGCAAAACTAGCCGTGACTCCGCCGGTCGTAGGATCTGTAAGCAATGAAATATATGGAATACCTTTTTCATGGAGTAAGGCAAGCTTCGCTGATGTTTTCGCCATTTGCATAAGCGAAAGAGCTCCTTCCATCATACGTGCTCCGCCGGAAGCTGAAACGATAATCATCGGGAGCTTGTTTTTGTATGCTTGATCAATGGCTCTCGATATCTTCTCACCAACAACAGACCCCATGCTCCCGCCGATAAAACCAAAATCCATGATTGCCACCATTACAGGACGACCTTCGATGGTACCATAACCCGTTCTTATGGCGTCTTTTATCTTCGTTTTCTTAATCATCGCCTGGATGCGATCGCTGTACTTTTTGGTATCGACGAACTGAAATGGATCAACTGAAATCATATTAGATTCTGTTTCGACAAAGGAGTTTTCGTCTAACATAATTTCAATATACGTGCGTGCAAATACGCGAAAATGATAACCGCATTTTACGCACATAAAATAATTTTTTTCCACGTCTTTTTTATACTGAACTTCGCCGCACTTATCGCATTTTCTCCACACATTCGGCAACTCACGCTTTTCTGTGCTTTCATTAACACCGTCTTTTTTTCTTTGAAACCAGTTCATAGTCTCCTCAATATTTCTAAATAAGATTAAGATCCATCAATAAGGCGTCTTCTGTATTCATAAAACCATCATGATAATAGTTTTTTCTAACACCTACTTTTTCAAATAGAAATTTTTGATACAATGCGATCGCCGTCGTATTGGACTTCCTGACCTCTAACATAACCTTCACACATTTGTTTTGACGCGCGATAGAGATGATGTTTTGCATCATAAGTTTACCCAACCCGCGGCCTCTATAATCCGGTGTAACAGCGATATTAGCCAGATGGCACTCATCCAATATTATCCAAAGAACAATGAAACCGATTATCAATTTGTTTTGTTCCAAAACCAACGGCAATGCAATATCGGTATTTTTTAATTCATCTGCAAAATTACTTCGCGTCCACGGGCTGTCAAATGATGCGCCTTCAATTCGCATGACCGTATCAAGGTCATCGTTTGTCATCTTGCGCAATATTAAATTTCCGGGAATTATCAACTCATTAAAGTTCATGAAGCTCCGCGAAATCCTTGAAAATAATCCGGAACCACATTATCCAAATCAGCATATATACCCGCTATAGCTTTAGTTAAGCCGATTTTACCGACGGAAAACACATTAGGTAAACCGTCTTGAGAATTAGAAGTATGAATACCTGATAATTCACCAAATGATATTGGATCATCAGTTAGAAGTAAATCCCCTTGGAGCAAATTATTTTCGAGCTCATCAAACTTCCATACTTGTCCCTTTATCAAAACATTATGGTCTTCAAAAAATGCGATATAATATTCTTTTTTTCTCGAAGTCAGAGCAACCCATATACGCCGATAATGATCTATCCACGGCAGCGCGATGGCTTCAAGTGTAGGTACGGTTACCAACGGTACTTTAAAAGAAAAAGCTAATCCTTTTGCTACAGATAAACCGATCCTTAAGCCTGTAAATGATCCCGGACCTATTGTGACGGCAATGGCTTGAATATCTTTTGAACTAATCGAACTTTGTTGCATTACGTATTCTACAAGTAACATCATCCGCTCTGAATGTGCGTTATTGATATTGAGATGAATACTTGAGATAAGTTTAATCTCTGATTCGTTACCTTCTACTAGCGCAACGCCGCATATTGATGTTGATGCATCTAATACTAATAATTTCATAATTCGCGTCGAATACTAATTTGCCTTTCTTGTTCATTTCTCTTTTCAAAATAGACTCGCCACGATGATTGAGGTAGTTTTTTTTCAACACGTTCAGACCATTCAGCAATTACTACATAATCTTCTTGATCCATCATTTCCTCTATGCCCAATTCGGCTATATCTTTTTCTGTATTTATGCGATAAAAATCACAGTGTCTTATGATAAGAGTTTTTCCGTTTTTATACCCTTCGTATTCGTTTACTATTACAAATGTCGGGCTATGCACGGGCTCCTGAACACCTAAACCTTTACATAGACCTTTCGCAAATATCGTTTTCCCGCTGCCAAGGTAACCGAAAAGTGCTATAATATCGCCGGGTTTTATTTTTTCGGCAAAATCTTCAGCATAATCAAAAGTTTCTTTTTCTGAATGCGATATATAATCGGATATCATTGCAATTCGGATGCGGCTTCTTTATCAAGATACCAATAGAGTTCACCGGCGGGTCTTACCATTTGAGCCGGCAGTATATCTTCTGTAGTCCCTTGAAGTACTTGTTTAATAATAGATGATTTTGATTTACCCGAAACAAGAAACAAAACATTCGAAGCATGATTGATGGTAGGAAATGTAAAAGTTACTCTATGTCGCCCTAATTTTTTTACAAAATTATCCATTACAAGAAACTTTGTTTCGGTAATTCCATCCGTTCCTGGAAAAAGCGACGCGGTATGACCGTCTTCTCCAAGGCCAAGAAGTATCAGATCAAATTTTGGAAAACCTCCATCCGACAGCCCAAAAAAATCTTTAATGTCATCTTCAGCTTGCTGTGCGGCTAACATGCAGTCTTCTTCTGTACCAATACGATGAATATTGGCATCAGGAAACCCTATTGGGTCCATCAATGCATTTTTTGCCATTCCAAAGTTGCTATCGGGATGTGTAGAAATAACATCGCGCTCGTCACCCCAAAAGAGATGTACTTTTTTCCAATCTATAGATTCCTTGTGTTTTTTTGCCAAAACTTCATAAACCATTTTGGGTGTTTTGCCACCAGCTAAAGACCATGAAAAATGTCCATGCATGGATATGGCTTGATGACCTATGGATATTATTTTTTCAGCCGTTTTTTCTGCCAATTCATCCGCAGAAGTAAAAACCGTAGTGTGTGTTTTCATAGTTTTGATCGGTTAGTGTTTTAGGCAGACGTATTTAGGCAAGAATTGTGTTGAGTATCGTTTGGAACATTTTAAATTTGAAAAAAAGAATATACAAAACAAAGGACAATTTTGTGAAAGAAGTTTTTATTCTTAGTGCTGTCCGAACTCCTATTGGAAAATACGGCGGTGTGTTTTCTTCTATCAAAGCAAAAGAACTTGGAATAATCGCCGCAGCAGAATCAATAAAGAAAGCAGGATTAACTCAAGACTCTGTAGATGAAGCTATATTTGGATGCGCGCGACAAGCCGGTATCGGACCCAACATCTCAAGACAAATTGCTGTCGGTGTTGGTATTCCATCACAAAAGACTGCATATACGATTAATAAAGCTTGTGGCTCAGGGCTCAAATCCGTTATCAACGCCTATACCTCCATAGTTCTCGGTGACAACGATGTCGTACTTGCCGGAGGTGTAGAGAGCATGAGTAATATTCCATATTTACTTACCCAAGCACGTTGGGGATATCGTATGGGTAATAGTGAAATTTTGGATGCTAATCATACGGATGGATATTTTTGTCCGATGGCTGACAAACTCATGGGCGCTACAGTCGAAGACCTGGCTCTAAAATATAATATTACTCGCGATGAACAGGATGTTTTTGCATTACAATCCCAATTGAAAGCAGAGAGTGCTATCAAAACCGGTAAATTTAATAATGAAATCATTCCTGTAAAAGTGGCTACCAAAAAAGGTGATCAGATCATAACGACAGATGAGCATCCACGGATTGGCGCCACTATTGAAGATTTCAAAAAATTAAAACCGGTTTTTAAAAAAGATGGTACGATCACCGCCGGCTCTTCATCCGGAGTTACGGATGGCGCATCAGCCTTGATAATAGCTGGAAAAGAATTTGTACAAAATAATAATCTGAAACCCCTTGCTCGTATTATCGGTTATGCATCAGCAGGCGTTAATCCTTCTGAAATGGGTATTGCGCCGGTACCCGCTGTACAAAAACTTCTAAAAAAAACAAACTTACGGCTTCAAGATATAGACCTAATTGAACTCAACGAAGCTTTTGCTGCTCAAGCGATTGCTTGTGATCGTGAATTACATTTTGAAAAAGATAAAGTGAATGTACATGGAGGGGCCATTGCTTTGGGGCACCCGACGGGTTGTACGGGAGCTCGTATTACAACAACACTAGTTCATTCGCTTCATGATCGTAAAGCAAAATTGGGAATTGCGACCTTATGTATTAGCGGAGGCTTAGGGTTAGCGTTATTGATTGAAAAGGTATAAAAAATAGGGGCTTGAGTGAAGGATCCCAAGCCCCTGATCGTCTATGTGAAGGTGAAAGGAGGAGTTTTATT
It encodes the following:
- the rimI gene encoding ribosomal protein S18-alanine N-acetyltransferase, coding for MRKMTNDDLDTVMRIEGASFDSPWTRSNFADELKNTDIALPLVLEQNKLIIGFIVLWIILDECHLANIAVTPDYRGRGLGKLMMQNIISIARQNKCVKVMLEVRKSNTTAIALYQKFLFEKVGVRKNYYHDGFMNTEDALLMDLNLI
- the surE gene encoding 5'/3'-nucleotidase SurE — translated: MKHILLTNDDGIDANGIFALYKELKKLGDVTVVAPQIERSAVGHAITIHDPIRVLDYHRPEKFKGYAISGTPADCVKIGVKNLVHKKPDLIVSGINHGSNTATNVLYSGTVSAATEGIIMGIPSIASSMIAFDHKTDLTFAAEITAKIARMVLDKGLPSDTLLNINIPPGPRTSIRGIAVTRQGRGRYEEEFEQRTDLSGRAYYWLTGKKMILDHEDDVDDVVVLKNKVSVTPIQIDLTAHKFLDELKTWNIEI
- the pgl gene encoding 6-phosphogluconolactonase, giving the protein MKTHTTVFTSADELAEKTAEKIISIGHQAISMHGHFSWSLAGGKTPKMVYEVLAKKHKESIDWKKVHLFWGDERDVISTHPDSNFGMAKNALMDPIGFPDANIHRIGTEEDCMLAAQQAEDDIKDFFGLSDGGFPKFDLILLGLGEDGHTASLFPGTDGITETKFLVMDNFVKKLGRHRVTFTFPTINHASNVLFLVSGKSKSSIIKQVLQGTTEDILPAQMVRPAGELYWYLDKEAASELQ
- the tsaE gene encoding tRNA (adenosine(37)-N6)-threonylcarbamoyltransferase complex ATPase subunit type 1 TsaE; its protein translation is MISDYISHSEKETFDYAEDFAEKIKPGDIIALFGYLGSGKTIFAKGLCKGLGVQEPVHSPTFVIVNEYEGYKNGKTLIIRHCDFYRINTEKDIAELGIEEMMDQEDYVVIAEWSERVEKKLPQSSWRVYFEKRNEQERQISIRREL
- a CDS encoding thiolase family protein gives rise to the protein MKEVFILSAVRTPIGKYGGVFSSIKAKELGIIAAAESIKKAGLTQDSVDEAIFGCARQAGIGPNISRQIAVGVGIPSQKTAYTINKACGSGLKSVINAYTSIVLGDNDVVLAGGVESMSNIPYLLTQARWGYRMGNSEILDANHTDGYFCPMADKLMGATVEDLALKYNITRDEQDVFALQSQLKAESAIKTGKFNNEIIPVKVATKKGDQIITTDEHPRIGATIEDFKKLKPVFKKDGTITAGSSSGVTDGASALIIAGKEFVQNNNLKPLARIIGYASAGVNPSEMGIAPVPAVQKLLKKTNLRLQDIDLIELNEAFAAQAIACDRELHFEKDKVNVHGGAIALGHPTGCTGARITTTLVHSLHDRKAKLGIATLCISGGLGLALLIEKV
- a CDS encoding DUF2911 domain-containing protein — translated: MKKTLRYLAFSLILSGLVFSQDNKKPSPPAKSEQKVGSEKISINYSQPSVKGRKIWGELVPFGLTKNRDGKMIPWRAGANENTTFTVSKDVKIEGQTLKAGTYGLHMIPGESEFVVIFNKNSTAWGSYSYDQNEDALRVTVKKETAKFQEVLTYGFESVTDKSCTVYLHWELVKIPFKIEF
- a CDS encoding acetyl-CoA carboxylase carboxyltransferase subunit beta; amino-acid sequence: MNWFQRKKDGVNESTEKRELPNVWRKCDKCGEVQYKKDVEKNYFMCVKCGYHFRVFARTYIEIMLDENSFVETESNMISVDPFQFVDTKKYSDRIQAMIKKTKIKDAIRTGYGTIEGRPVMVAIMDFGFIGGSMGSVVGEKISRAIDQAYKNKLPMIIVSASGGARMMEGALSLMQMAKTSAKLALLHEKGIPYISLLTDPTTGGVTASFAMLGDVIIAEPGALIGFAGPRVVKEATGKDLPDGFQTAEFLVEHGFVDLIVPRNELKKTLSRLFKFFEPNTDTQFKPTKS
- the tsaB gene encoding tRNA (adenosine(37)-N6)-threonylcarbamoyltransferase complex dimerization subunit type 1 TsaB — translated: MKLLVLDASTSICGVALVEGNESEIKLISSIHLNINNAHSERMMLLVEYVMQQSSISSKDIQAIAVTIGPGSFTGLRIGLSVAKGLAFSFKVPLVTVPTLEAIALPWIDHYRRIWVALTSRKKEYYIAFFEDHNVLIKGQVWKFDELENNLLQGDLLLTDDPISFGELSGIHTSNSQDGLPNVFSVGKIGLTKAIAGIYADLDNVVPDYFQGFRGAS